In the genome of bacterium, one region contains:
- a CDS encoding Rid family detoxifying hydrolase gives MSEKVSIWAENAPKAFGHYCQAIKMGNQIHMSGQLPLDPATGKPTGGDIKAQTKQVFDNMTAILQACGAQLSHILSTRVYLVDLRDFPAFDEVSKEYFYFLPPARTTLAVPALPGGCRVCVEAVAEMPPVEKQGPSMI, from the coding sequence ATGTCTGAGAAAGTATCCATTTGGGCCGAGAACGCCCCGAAGGCCTTTGGCCACTACTGCCAGGCGATCAAGATGGGTAACCAGATCCATATGTCCGGGCAACTGCCTCTCGATCCCGCCACGGGAAAGCCGACCGGCGGCGATATCAAAGCGCAGACCAAGCAGGTCTTCGACAATATGACGGCGATCCTCCAAGCCTGCGGTGCCCAGCTCTCCCACATCCTCAGCACGCGTGTCTATCTGGTGGATCTGCGAGACTTTCCGGCATTCGACGAGGTCTCGAAGGAGTACTTCTACTTCCTGCCGCCGGCCCGCACGACCTTGGCCGTCCCGGCTCTTCCGGGCGGCTGCCGAGTATGCGTCGAGGCCGTCGCAGAGATGCCTCCGGTCGAGAAGCAAGGGCCCAGCATGATTTAG